Part of the Rhodobacteraceae bacterium M385 genome is shown below.
AGATCCTCCTTGTTGTTCACTTTGCAGGCTACGGTCCGGCACATGACCAATCATCGGTCAGCGCACTTAATTTCACGTGCTGAAACTAACTGGCCTTTTGGCCAACCTTTGCGCGTCCAATCGCGTGGAACAAATCAGCTACTCGAGCCGCATTAGTGCCAGCCATCGTCCCATCTTGGTTCAGGCGGTTGTTTTCAAAACCCAACCGCATCGCCCCGCCCTTTTGGGCTGCAGCCACGAGGCACTCTGTCTCCTTTCGGCCAAAGGCAGCGACGGCCCAGGACATTGGGCGGCGCCGAGCACTAAGAAACAAGTCGATCGAACCTGGGGTAGAAGATTTGCCACCGCTGTCACGCCCGAGCACGAAGAGTACCCTCAAAATCCCTTTCGGAATCACACCGTCATCTTGCAGCTTTTCCAGTTCAGCAACTTCTCCAGGACTATATAGGACGTGCTGAACCTCAGTTCCTTGATCACGCGCACTAAAATAGGTGACCCGTGCAGCAGGCAGGTCATCGTCCGCCAACTGCTCACGCAGTGCGATGGAAGCGCGAGCCGGTTGAAGCTTGTAGAGAAGTCGGCGTTGATCGGACGGCGTATAGCGGTTTCCAAGCGCCGTCGAGATCTGTACGGCCATGTCGGGCAGCACCCGGGCCATTTCACTTAGCAACTCGCTGTACTGACCAATATCCAAGCTATGGTTGCCACTGATATCGCGCACATGAGCATGAAGCGCATCTGCCCCTTCCGCGAAGCATTCGGCCGCACAGGATACGATTTCATCCATTTTTGTTGGAATGGCCGGATGATCATCCTTGGTCAAATAGGCACCATTTGGGGCTACTATTATGCTCACTTTGACACCTCATCGGCTGGCTCATAGGGCAAAACAATCAACGCCTTCACTTGAAGTTTGCACCCTTCGGGTAACTCGAGGACAAGGGCATTTCGAGCCGGGCGGTGTTTTGGATCAGGCCAACACTGCAACCAGAATTGGTTGACAACGTCACGGTCCGTCTTGTCGGCCATGTAAAGCTCGACGCTCAAAACGTCCTGCAAAGTCGCCCCTGCTGCGGCAAGAATATCTTGGAGATAAGCAAAGCACAGCTGCGCTTGGCTCTTCACATCCGCCGGGTAATGGTCTGCATCCGGTTCTTTTCCCAGTATGGAAGAGGTGGCCATCATTCCTCTGTGCAAGGCGGCGTTTGGCACAGGGTTCTTGTGCTGGGCGACATTCGCAACATTCAGAGATCGGACCATCAGGCACCGCCCTTTTTGTGAATAATCGGGTTCTCTAGCCGTCCTAGAGGTTCAATCTCGATTGACACTGTGCCCGTTTCCTCACCCAACAGCAGGCTCTTGTGGCCGCGAGGGAAGCGTCCAGCGCCCTTGCCCGTTGTCCCAAATGAAATCATATCACCGGGTTCCAAAGTGAAATAGCGGCTCGCCTCGGCGATGCATTCCTCCACTGAAAAACGGTAATTCCCTGTATGATCTGAGGTGAACTTCTCGTCATTCAGCCACCCCGTTACGTATAGGTCATTGGGGTCGATGACTTCATCCCTGGTCGTGATCCAAGGGCCCATCGGACCGAATGTATCGGTCCCTTTCGAGCGTGTGTGATAGACGTAGTAGGCGTCGGTATCATTATCACCGTGCAGGTTGCGCCATTTGTAAAATTCGGGTCGCGCGAGGTCGCTGTCATATGTAACCGCAATGCTATCTTTGCCGAATTTCAACCCGTGCGAAGTAACATCATTATGGATCACGAAGCCAAATACATAATCAAGCGCTTGGTCGTCCTTGATATGTTTGGCACGTTTACCAATCACAGCGCAGATTTCGGGTTCCGGGATGACTGCGCCCCATTCAGGATCAACAACAATAGGTTTTCCGCACCCTTGAAGCGCCGATGGGGGCTTGAGAAAGAAGTTGGGGACACCAGGATCCGTATGGGCCTTTTTCATCAGTTCCTTGTTGTTGAAGGCCACCCCCAAAATTTTTGAAGGATTTGGCAACGGCGGCGCCCAATCCAGGTCGCCGGCGATTGCCTCAACACTATCAACGGCACCCACCAATGTGCCGGCTGAAATCTCGGCTCGAACAAACTCGAGCACCGTCCCACATTCCTCTACATTGGCAGCTCTACAAACGGCTTGCAGTTTGCGGGGAGCACCATCCGTGCCCCTCATTACCGCGACTTCTTGGCCATCTATTTTCAGGGTTCCGATTTTCATGAGTTTGCCTTTTCCAAGTAATCCTCAAGTGTCACAGGAGGGGCGTCCAACAGCGGCGGCTGTGGCGATACGCCTTTGAACTCGGTGGTCTCATAGAACCACCGCCTTGGTGCCGGGAAACCCCAAATCTGCGAGCGGCGCGTGTCGCTCAGATCCCATCGTAGCGGTACGTAATCACTGTCGATGACGTTGTAATGACTAGAAAACACCTCAACACGATGCCCATCCGGATCACGGAAATAGACGAAAAACGCATTGCCGATTCCGTGGCGTCCAGGTGCACGATCCATAGTGTCCGCAAGCCCAAGAGACGCCATTACGTCTGCGGCATGAATGATCGACGCGATTTCAGGCGTGTGAAACGCAAAGTGATGCAAGCTTGGTCCGCGACCATTGCTGAACACAATGTCCTGCGTGTTGTTTTTACGCTTTAGCCAAACACCCCACATCTCATCAGTACCGTCACGTGCTGTGTATTCAGTAAGTCGGAACCCCATATCGTTGTAAAACGTGTACGCTGTCGCGACATCATGACAGGCGATTTGCGCATGATCGAGAAAAGCCAGCTTACCGCCCGAATGCGTGTGGAAATGGCGCATTCGGTTTTCGGGTTGATCCATGGTCGCGCAGAATTCCAAAGGAACGCCCACGCCGTCAGACACATGTAGCGTCGGTCCTTGAAAGGGACGCTCCACCATGCGCGCCTCATGCCCCCGCTCGGCGAACCACTCTTGCGCTCGCTTAAGGTCTTCATGCTCGTAAACACGATACCCAATCCGCTGCGCCGTCGCCGGGCCCTCATCGGATTTGCGTGTGAACACCAATGAATGGTGCCCAAATTCTTCCTGTGCCCGAAGATAGAGGTGGTCCTCATCGGCTGCTGTAACTTCCAATCCCAGCCCGGTTTCATAGAAAAAACGCGTCGCATCCAGATCACGACTTTCTAGGACAAGATGGCTAAGTCGCGTCACATTGAAGGCGGGACGCAGCGGCGGGGTTAGTAGGGACATTCCTCAACAATCCTTATTTTTCTTTCAACATCATTGCGAATTCCGGGATGGAGTTTAGCCCGCACGCGCGCTAGTTTCACACCGTGAAACTAGAGGTGTGTCATGGCTTCTTTCTCCTCAGTGAGATCCATTGAGCGAACGCTGGCAGTTTTGGTCTTGATGAACCGACGACCTATAAGCCGCGTCAAAGAGCTTGCCGAGGGCGCTGGTCTTTCTCCGGCGACTGTTGTGCGGATTCTCGAAACTTTGGTCGAGCTTGGATATGTTCGCAAGCAAGCGCGGATGACAGGCTACACCTTGACGGAAAAAGTGAACGAGCTGTCGGCCGGCTATCACGGGCTGCCCACTTTCGTAGACCAGGCCAAACCCGTGTTGGTAGAACTCACCCATCACTTGCTTTGGCCGGCCGCCCTATCGACATTGGACGGGACGGACATGGTTGTCCGGCTTTCGACCATCCCGAACAGCCCCTTGGCACACACCCATTCCACCTTGCAAAAACGCCTTGATCTTCTGACTCGCGCTCATGGCCGTGCGTACCTTGCCTTTTGTTCCGCACAGGAACGGCGCAGGCTCTATTCTGCTCTGCACGAAAGCCAAATTACCTTACTAAGTCCGGAAGAAATAGAAACCCAGATGGCGGGTATACTTCACCGTGTCCGAGAACTTGGCTATGCCGAACGCGACCACGAGATTGACCCGCAAACAACCACCATTGCGATGCCCGTCCGGCACGGTAAAGACGTGATTGCAGTCATCGGAATTACATTCTTTCGAGGATCTAACCCCAAGGTTCCGTTACTTGTGAAGGCTCTGCAAGTGACTGCGACCAACATCGAAGGCCTGATCAAGCGCGAGGATTCAGATCTTTAACCAAGCAGTCTTCAGGTTGGTGAACTTGTCGACTGCATGAAGGGATTTATCGTAGCCATTCCCGGATTGCTTGACCCCTCCTAGGGGGGAGGTCACATCAACGGGGGCTGCTCGGTTTACTTGCACCATTCCCGTGTGCATCCCTCGTATCATGCGATGCGCACGGGATAGATCTTTGGTCCATACCGCTCCTGCCAATCCGTAAACGGTTCCATTGGCTAGATGTAACGCCTCTTCCTCGGTATCGAAGCTATGTACAGACAGGACCGGGCCGAAGATCTCGTCGCGGAAAAGGTCGCTCTGCGTGCTTGCCCCTTTTAGGATTGTCGGCGCCATATAGGTGCCACCACTTTCCCCATGGAGGGCGTGCCCCCCCGTGACCACTTCGGCACCTGCCGCAACAGCGTCCTGCACCGCGTTCAGGTTCTTTTGCAGTTGGGCCGGGCCGTGAACGGCACCGGTAGAATTTACGAGTGATAGCGGGTCGCCAACAATCAATGATTGCGTGCCTGCTGTGACTTTTTCCAAAACTTCATCAAAGATGTCGCGCTGCACCAATAGCCGTGAAGCCGCTACACAGACCTGCCCCGAATTGGGGAATATCGCCCCAATGGTTCCCCCTGCTGCAGCATTCAGGTCTGCGTCTGGGAAAATCACATTTGCAGACTTCCCACCCAGCTCCAGATAGATCCGTTTCAAGTTGGACCGAGCCGAGTATTCCAAGAGCCGTCGCCCAACAGCGCCCGAGCCGGTAAAGGTCAGCACCTCCACGTCCATCGACATCGCCAAGGCCTCTCCCGCGACGGCACCGCCGCCTGTCACAATATTGAGCACACCGGGCGGCAAACCTGCCTCTAGAGCTAACTCACCAATACGCAGAAGCGTCAGAGACGCGCTTTCCGACGGCTTCAGAACGACGCTGTTGCCGACTGCCAAAGCAGGGGCCAGCTTCCACGTGCCAATCATCAGGGGGAAGTTCCACGGCACAATGGCGCCAACCACACCAACCGGTTCGCGATGGATCAACCCCAAAACATCCGGAGCTGTCGGCGCGATCTCTCCATAAATCTTGTCCAAGGCCTCGGCGTAGTAACGAATGGTATTAGCAGCATTCATCGGTTCCGCATTGAATGCCATGCGGATCTCGGTCCCGTTTTCCCGAGCCCCCAAGACCGCCAATTCCAATGCGTTTTTCTCGATCAGGTTCGCCCACTCCAACATCACCTGTTTACGTTCTATTGGCGCCCTGCCGGACCATCTACCATCCGTGTATGCTGTTCTTGCCGAGGCGACTGCGCGTGCCACATCGTCCGCCGCACTTTCAGCCAGGTTTGCCAGAATGCCGCCGTCAATAGGCGAGATCGTAGCGCGCGTTTCTCCTGTGGTCGCGGCAACTTTTCGGCCATCAATCAAGTTGCGCTGCTCAGGGATTAGTTGGTGACGCAGTGCATCAATGGCGTCTTGATCTAGCATTTCGAAGTACCAATTCTCTACGGGACGTTTGCAAAAACAGTAGCTCAACCGTGGAGCCTTACCCCGTGACACTCCAACGGATTTCAACAGGTGAAACAGACGGAATGGCTGGTCTCAAGCCCGCTCAATTGCTTTACGTCCTAAAAGAAACGCGGAGTACATCATGGCACGACACACAACCGGCGAAATAATCACTCGGATGCTTGTTCAGCAGGGAGTAGACACTGTTTTCGGAATCCCCGGCGCGCACATGTATGACCTCAACGATGCGATTGCTCGCGAGGAAGGGCTTCGCTTCGTCCACACGCGCCACGAACAAGGTGCTGGCTACATGGCCTATGGCTATGCCCGCTCCACCGGGCGGCCCGGCGTGTTCACTGTTGTACCCGGCCCCGGCCTGTTGAATGCCGGTGCCGCGCTTTGTACCGCATATGGTGCCAATGCGCCCGTGATGTGCCTTACCGGAAACATCATGTCCCATATGATCGGGAAAGGGCGCGGGCAGCTGCATGAATTGCCCGACCAGCTTGCCCTGATGCGGGGCCTGACCAAATGGTCTGAGCGCATTGACCACCCAAGCGAGGCCAAGGCTGTTATGGCGGACGGTTTCCGCCATCTATTGTCAGGTCGCCCCCGCCCTGTCGGAATTGAAGCGCCTTGGGACGTGTTTGGCCAATCTACTGAGCTGGAGCTTGACGCGGAAAGCTATGACCCTGACGCGACCTTGCCAGACGAGGCTGAGATTGAGGCCGCCGTATCCGCTATTGCGAAAGCAACGAACCCACTGATTATGGTCGGTGGTGGCGCCATGAATGCAGCTGCCGAAGTTCTTGAGTTGGCCCAAAGATTGCAAGCGCCGGTCACGGCACACCGATCTGGTAAGGGGGTCCTATCCGAAGATCACCCCCTCTCGCTTCTTCCGCCTGCGGCCTGGCATTATTGGAAGGACTGCGACCTGTTGATTGGCATTGGCTCGCGCCTGGAGCTTCAACATATGCGTTGGAAATGGATGCCCGCGGGCCTGAAGACAATCCGTATGGACATCGACCCGACCGAGTTTGTGCGCTTGCCAGCAGAGCACACAATCTTGGCGGATGCCGTAAGTGGCACACAAGCGTTACTAGACGCGTTGCCCACGGCTTCGCGTAACGACCGTGGCGCCGAATTGGAGACCTTGCGCCAATCAGTAGCGCCAACTGTTTCCGCGGTTAAGCCGCAAGTCGACTACCTAAACGTCATACGAGACGTTCTGCCACGTGACGGATTTTTTGTAGAGGAAGTCAGCCAAGTAGGGTTCACCGCGCGGATGGCCTTCCCAGTCTACGCACCGCGCCAATATGTGAGCTGCGGCTATCAGGACAATCTCGGATTTGGGTTCAACACTGCGTTGGGCGTGAAGATCGCTCACCCCGATCGCTCTGTGGTGTCGGTATCAGGCGATGGCGGGTTTATGTTTGGTGTGCAAGAGTTAGCAACCGCTGTGCAGTACCGTATCGGCGTTGTGGCCATCGTGTTCAACAACGGCTCTTACGGCAACGTCAGACGGGATCAGCAGATGCGCTACGGCAACCGATTGATCGGATCTGACCTGGAAAACCCCGATTTTGTAGATCTGGCACATAGCTTTGGCGCTTGGGCAAGGCGTGTCACCAACCCGTCGGAGCTGCGAAACGCTTTGACCGAAGCCCTTGAATTAGATGCTCCGGCCGTGATCGAAGTCATGATCGGGCGGGATGGCGACGGGTCCCCTTGGCCATTGATTCACCCTGCCCCGCACGGAGCTACATAGATCAGGCCCCGCTTCTAGTCGAAAATAGCAGAGGATAAGCGTGCCCGACCAAAGGCCAGAGATACCTGTTTCGGATCAACCCGATTTGGTCAGCTGTCCGCAACAGAGCGAAAGCCAGAATACAGGCTTGGGCAAACTGCGTCCCGGTTCGAGAGCGATCACTCAAATGTCAGTGAAGTCGAATTTGCTAGCCGCGCCATCGCCTCCGCTAAGCATGAAAGGCTCCAACCAAGCAGCGCGTTAAACGCTGCCCTGCTGCATCAACTCCCCTTCGGGGCGGCCGATATTGACATCGTTCTGCACTGCAGCGATCTTCGCGCACTTGTAATCATGGATCTTGAGTTGAAAACATGAAGAACTCTCCAAAGCGCACATTTGGAGTCGTGGGCCTCGGCAACTTTGGCAGCACTGTCGCGAAGGAATTGCAGCGGTTCGGCAATCACGTCATCGGTATCGATATCTCTGAAGCCCGCGTCGTGACCCTTGCCGATGTTCTTTCGCACACCTTGATCGTAGATGCCCGAGATGACGTTGCCTTGCGCGAAGCGGGGTTCAGTGATTGTGATGTGGCCGTCGTTGCCATGGGCGATGATCTGGAGGCCAGCATTCTGACGGCAATCAACCTTAAACTGGTCGGCGTACCCGTGGTTTGGGCCAAAGCCACGACCAAGACGCATCACAGAATCCTAAGTAAACTCGGTGTCGACAGAGTCATTCACCCCGAAGTGGAGGTCGGCCAACATATTGCACAGGTTTTGCATAACCCTCTGGTGCGCGACTATGTCAGCCTAGGCAACGGCTATCATGTAGTGAATTTCCGTATCCCCGAAAGTCTTGAGGGCAAGAGGCTCCAAGACTTACCCCATGGATCAAAATTCAAACTGCGTTGCATCGGCGTCATGCGTGGCACCGAGTTCGTGGGGCAAGATGCTACGGGATGCCAGTTGGAACGCGATGATCTTTTGCTACTCCTCGGCAAGCGCCAAGATCTGCGTAATTTCACGGCCAGCTTGTAGCTATGGCGCTTTTGCCGGCAAAAATGATGAAACGGCGCTCGCCGCTGCGTTTGACGCCGCCCGCTGTTCTAGTGATCTTTTACTTCGCCTTCATTGTCGTGGGGGCGCTACTTCTCTGGCTGCCCATCTCGCACTACGGCACTATCAGTTTGGGCGATGCGTTGTTCACCTCCACATCTGCCGTGACCGTGACGGGCCTTGTGTTAGCGGATACGGGCACGGCCTTCACGGGCTTCGGGCAGGCCGTCATCGCAATACTCATTCAGCTTGGTGGATTGGGGTTGATGACGTTCGCGGTGTTGATCCTTGGGGCACTCGGCATCCCGGTGGGTATGCCCCAGCGGCTGATCCTACGTGAAGACTTGAGCCAAACATCCCTGTCAAACTTAACCTATCTCGCGCGCATTGTTTTTAAGATCGCCCTCGTTTGCGAGGCGGTCGGGGCCGCCTTTTTGGCCCTCGTCTTCGTGCCTGAATATGGCTGGCAGGGTCTTTGGCAGGCTGCTTTCCATTCGATTTCAGCCTTCAACAATGCAGGCTTTGCCCTCCATCCCGACAGTCTTTCGCAATGGGTGGGTAATCCGATCATCAACATCGTGATCCCCGCCCTTTTCATTCTGGGAGGACTTGGGTTTATTGTCGTAGGGGATATTTACCAGAAGCGTCAGTGGCGCAAACTGACACTACATTCCAAGCTGATGCTGCTTGGTACCGGTGTTTTGATTGTCTGGGGAAGCGTCATGTTCGGCCTTCTCGAATGGACAAACCCCGGCACATTGGGTACGTTAACCACAGGCGATAAACTCTGGGCAAGTTGGTTTCAGGGTGTCACGCCGCGCACGGCCGGGTTCAATACGATCGACACCAGCGGCATGCACGACAGCGCCACAATGCTAACCATGACGCTTATGTTGGTGGGGGGCGGCAGCACCTCTACTGCCGGCGGCATCAAGGTAACCACGCTTTTCGTGTTGCTGTTGGCGACGGTTGCCTTTTTCCGACGGCAAACAACATTAAACGCCTTTGGACGATCTTTGGGGGTCGATGAAGTGATGAAAGTGCTCGCCCTCACTACGATCTCTATGTTTCTAGTCTTAACAGGCATCTTTGTGGCATCGATCAATCACGACGGAGAATTCATCGACATCGCATTTGAGGTCACATCAGCCTTTGGCACCGTGGGCCTGTCGCGCGGCAGCACCGGGGATCTTGATGGGATTGGCCGCGGTATCATCATGACGATAATGTTTATCGGACGGGTCGGCCCCTTAGCGATTGGCTTTTTCTTCGCGACCCGCAGCGCACCAAGGGTCAATTACCCGGCAGGTCAAATCTATCTGGGGTAGTCCAATTACCTGGTCAGATATCGCTGCATCACAATGCATCAACCGAGAGCAGCGGAATTGGCGCCTTAAAGCGCGTCTTCGCAATCATTGGCGTGAGAAGAGCCTCTACCCGCAATCGGCGTGATAGGCTGCCTCGTGCCAAGGAGAGCAGGAGGGAGCAGCTTCGCCCCCTCCCAATTGGTGTTAGCCTTCGTGAACGGTTTGGACCCCATTCTTTTCGCGCATCCCATCCTTCACAATCGCTTTCACGAGCGAGAAGCACATCAGTACCATCACAAGCGAAAATGGAAGTGCACCGATCACCATAGCGGATTGGATCGCGCCAACCCCACCTGCAATCAACAATCCACCCACAACCAGCGACAGGGCCAAGCCCCAGAAGATGATGTGTGGCCGACCAGAGGGCTCCTCAGTGCCAGCGGAGTTGATCGTATTAACGATCAAAATGGCAGAGTCTGCCGTTGTCACCAAATAGGTCAGCAACAGTACCACAACGATCACGGCCATTATCCATGCCAGACCGGACTCGAGGATAAAGTCGAGCATCGCGAAGAGTTGGTTTTGTTGACCTGCGCCAGA
Proteins encoded:
- a CDS encoding 3-keto-5-aminohexanoate cleavage protein, encoding MSIIVAPNGAYLTKDDHPAIPTKMDEIVSCAAECFAEGADALHAHVRDISGNHSLDIGQYSELLSEMARVLPDMAVQISTALGNRYTPSDQRRLLYKLQPARASIALREQLADDDLPAARVTYFSARDQGTEVQHVLYSPGEVAELEKLQDDGVIPKGILRVLFVLGRDSGGKSSTPGSIDLFLSARRRPMSWAVAAFGRKETECLVAAAQKGGAMRLGFENNRLNQDGTMAGTNAARVADLFHAIGRAKVGQKAS
- a CDS encoding RidA family protein, which codes for MMATSSILGKEPDADHYPADVKSQAQLCFAYLQDILAAAGATLQDVLSVELYMADKTDRDVVNQFWLQCWPDPKHRPARNALVLELPEGCKLQVKALIVLPYEPADEVSK
- a CDS encoding fumarylacetoacetate hydrolase family protein; amino-acid sequence: MKIGTLKIDGQEVAVMRGTDGAPRKLQAVCRAANVEECGTVLEFVRAEISAGTLVGAVDSVEAIAGDLDWAPPLPNPSKILGVAFNNKELMKKAHTDPGVPNFFLKPPSALQGCGKPIVVDPEWGAVIPEPEICAVIGKRAKHIKDDQALDYVFGFVIHNDVTSHGLKFGKDSIAVTYDSDLARPEFYKWRNLHGDNDTDAYYVYHTRSKGTDTFGPMGPWITTRDEVIDPNDLYVTGWLNDEKFTSDHTGNYRFSVEECIAEASRYFTLEPGDMISFGTTGKGAGRFPRGHKSLLLGEETGTVSIEIEPLGRLENPIIHKKGGA
- the hpaD gene encoding 3,4-dihydroxyphenylacetate 2,3-dioxygenase, with protein sequence MSLLTPPLRPAFNVTRLSHLVLESRDLDATRFFYETGLGLEVTAADEDHLYLRAQEEFGHHSLVFTRKSDEGPATAQRIGYRVYEHEDLKRAQEWFAERGHEARMVERPFQGPTLHVSDGVGVPLEFCATMDQPENRMRHFHTHSGGKLAFLDHAQIACHDVATAYTFYNDMGFRLTEYTARDGTDEMWGVWLKRKNNTQDIVFSNGRGPSLHHFAFHTPEIASIIHAADVMASLGLADTMDRAPGRHGIGNAFFVYFRDPDGHRVEVFSSHYNVIDSDYVPLRWDLSDTRRSQIWGFPAPRRWFYETTEFKGVSPQPPLLDAPPVTLEDYLEKANS
- a CDS encoding DNA-binding transcriptional regulator, whose amino-acid sequence is MASFSSVRSIERTLAVLVLMNRRPISRVKELAEGAGLSPATVVRILETLVELGYVRKQARMTGYTLTEKVNELSAGYHGLPTFVDQAKPVLVELTHHLLWPAALSTLDGTDMVVRLSTIPNSPLAHTHSTLQKRLDLLTRAHGRAYLAFCSAQERRRLYSALHESQITLLSPEEIETQMAGILHRVRELGYAERDHEIDPQTTTIAMPVRHGKDVIAVIGITFFRGSNPKVPLLVKALQVTATNIEGLIKREDSDL
- a CDS encoding aldehyde dehydrogenase family protein produces the protein MLDQDAIDALRHQLIPEQRNLIDGRKVAATTGETRATISPIDGGILANLAESAADDVARAVASARTAYTDGRWSGRAPIERKQVMLEWANLIEKNALELAVLGARENGTEIRMAFNAEPMNAANTIRYYAEALDKIYGEIAPTAPDVLGLIHREPVGVVGAIVPWNFPLMIGTWKLAPALAVGNSVVLKPSESASLTLLRIGELALEAGLPPGVLNIVTGGGAVAGEALAMSMDVEVLTFTGSGAVGRRLLEYSARSNLKRIYLELGGKSANVIFPDADLNAAAGGTIGAIFPNSGQVCVAASRLLVQRDIFDEVLEKVTAGTQSLIVGDPLSLVNSTGAVHGPAQLQKNLNAVQDAVAAGAEVVTGGHALHGESGGTYMAPTILKGASTQSDLFRDEIFGPVLSVHSFDTEEEALHLANGTVYGLAGAVWTKDLSRAHRMIRGMHTGMVQVNRAAPVDVTSPLGGVKQSGNGYDKSLHAVDKFTNLKTAWLKI
- a CDS encoding TrkA family potassium uptake protein, with protein sequence MKNSPKRTFGVVGLGNFGSTVAKELQRFGNHVIGIDISEARVVTLADVLSHTLIVDARDDVALREAGFSDCDVAVVAMGDDLEASILTAINLKLVGVPVVWAKATTKTHHRILSKLGVDRVIHPEVEVGQHIAQVLHNPLVRDYVSLGNGYHVVNFRIPESLEGKRLQDLPHGSKFKLRCIGVMRGTEFVGQDATGCQLERDDLLLLLGKRQDLRNFTASL
- a CDS encoding TrkH family potassium uptake protein, which gives rise to MALLPAKMMKRRSPLRLTPPAVLVIFYFAFIVVGALLLWLPISHYGTISLGDALFTSTSAVTVTGLVLADTGTAFTGFGQAVIAILIQLGGLGLMTFAVLILGALGIPVGMPQRLILREDLSQTSLSNLTYLARIVFKIALVCEAVGAAFLALVFVPEYGWQGLWQAAFHSISAFNNAGFALHPDSLSQWVGNPIINIVIPALFILGGLGFIVVGDIYQKRQWRKLTLHSKLMLLGTGVLIVWGSVMFGLLEWTNPGTLGTLTTGDKLWASWFQGVTPRTAGFNTIDTSGMHDSATMLTMTLMLVGGGSTSTAGGIKVTTLFVLLLATVAFFRRQTTLNAFGRSLGVDEVMKVLALTTISMFLVLTGIFVASINHDGEFIDIAFEVTSAFGTVGLSRGSTGDLDGIGRGIIMTIMFIGRVGPLAIGFFFATRSAPRVNYPAGQIYLG